The DNA sequence GGTTCATTCACCAGAAGCATCAGAAAGTGGAAGCCGACAAGGAACTGGCGCTGGAGGAAGACGTTCCGGAACCGATTAAGTTTGGCGACTCCATTCACTCCGATGAGATCCACCTCGAAGTCGCGCCGGATCTCGTGAATCTCGTCCTTCTGGGCGATAATGGATTTGAAAGCAGGATCCAGAAGATCAGGCGGTACATTGCCGAGGAGTACGGCTTTGTTCTTCCGCCGATCCGTATGACGGACAATCCAATCCTGAAAAAGAACGAATACCGCATTCGCATTCAGGGCGTTCGGATCGATTCCGGCTTCTTGCGGCCGGGCTCCGTTCTGGCGTTGCTCGAAGATGATCAACTGCCGCATCTTGATGGCGAGAAGGTCAAGGAGCCGGTCTACAAGGCGGCTGCGCGGTGGTTGTCTTCCGGCAAGAAACAGGAGTTGGCCGCCTCCGGCATTCCCGCTGTCGAGCCGATCGAGGTGCTTGCTACGCATATGCTGGAAGTCATCCAGTCGAACTTCTCATTGATCTTCACCCGTATGGTCATGCTCGACACGCTGGATGCGCTGACCAAGGTGTCTGATCCGGAGCGCGCTGCTGCCAATCGGCGGTTCCTGGACGAGTACATCCCCGGCAAGGTCACGCCGGAGTTGCTGTTGTCCGTTATCCGGCTGCTGTTGGAAGAGCGCGTCTCGATCCGCAATCTGTTCCTTATCGTTGAGACCCTGGCCGAAGCCAAGCAGGCGGGGGCGAACATCCAGAAGTCTGTCGAAATGGTACGCCAGCGGCTCGCTTTTCAAATTGTCGACCGTCTGCAGGACGAGCAGGGGCGTCTGCCACTGGTCCAGCTTTCAACCACTTGGGAGCAAAAATTCGCGCAATACGAAATTACCAATGAAAACGGGAACAGTGATATTGCGCTGCCGCCGGAATTGTTTGGTGAGCTGACGAATTTGGTTCAGACAAAACTGAATGAAGCGGCCCGCAAAGGTGTGATTGCATCTGTTGCGACAACATCACGCCGGCGCCGCTTCCTGCAAACCGTGCTCGTCAGCAAGGGCATTCGCAATGCCGTGTTGGCTTATGAGGAAATCAACGCCAAGACAAAGCCCTATATAATCGGCGTTATCTGATGTTGGGGGGATTACCCATCCCGGACGCGCTATCCGCCTGGATCGCGTTGGTCATGGTGATTGTCGCCCGGTTGAGCTTTATTGTCTTCTTCATGCCGGGAATCGGCGAACAGACAGTTCCGCTTCAGATGCGGGTGATGATCCTGCTCGCGCTCTCTGCCATGTTTTCGATATCCGGGTTCATTGCGCCGCCGCCGGCCGATTCTTTCGCTTCCTATGCGGGGGTACTGGCAACGGAGGTGGCTATCGGTTTCTCCCTTGGTGTGGTGATGCGGGTCACCATCTGGATGCTCAGCATTGCCGGCACTGTGATTTCGCAATCCATTGGACTGTCACAGCTGCTCGGGATTGCACTGGAGCATGAGCAACAGACTATGACGGCCAATTTGCTGTCGATGGCAGGGGCGGCGCTTCTGCTGTCAGCGGATTTTCATATCAAGGCGATCGCGAGCCTGCTGCGTCTTTATGCCGATGTGCCAATCGGAGCTTTGGAAGCAATGAATCAGGACATGCTGGTTCAGGCATTTTTGTCGGCGTTCGGCCTTGCGATCATGCTGGCCTGGCCGTTTGTGGCGGTAAACTTGCTGTACAATATTTGCCTTGGTTTCATCAACAAGGCATTGCCATCGCTGATGGTGGCATTTGTCGGGGCGCCGCTGATGATCGGTGCGGGTATTATCCTTCTGGCCTTGTCGATCATGGGCATGCTGGTGGTGTGGGAAGGCCGCATACCTGATATCGTTGTCTGGCAGTGAGGTAGATCATGGCTGAACAAGAATCAGACAGCGGTGAAAAGGAATTCGAGGCCACCGAGCAGCGCCGCCAGCAGGCGCGTGAGGAAGGTAATGTTCCGCACTCGAAGGAGGCCAATACGCTCGCATTGATCGTCGCCACTATGGTCGCGGCGCTCGTGCTTCAAGTCGCCATCGGCAATTCGGTCTTCCAAGACTTTTCGTCCATGTTGTACCATGCCGATGCTTTCTCTGAAGATATCTTCGATTCCGGAGGGGCGGAGACCCGCAGCTGGCTGTCTACAATCCTTATCAAGTTTGCCCCGGTGCTTCTCATCCTCGGCGCGATTGTTATGCTGGCGCTCATCGCGCAGCGCTCCATCTCCTTTTCAGCAAAAAAGGTGCAGGCCGATCCCAAAAAGCTGTCACCTGTCGAGAACATCAAAAAAAAATATGGTGCGAAAGGCTTGCTGGACTTCCTGAAAGACACAGTAAAACTGATATTTGCGGCGACGATTGCCATCGTCTTTCTCGTACAGCTCGCCCAAGGCTATTACGCCTCCAGCGCCATTCAGCAGGGTCAGTTCGCCGAATTCACTTTCGCGCAGGTCCTGAAGCTCATCTTCTGGTTCCTCTTGTTCCAGTTCGTGCTCGCGGCAATTGACCTGCCATTGCAGCGCCGTCTTCACGCCAACCAATTGAAGATGACGCGTGAGGACATGAAAAAAGAGCTGAAGCAGTCCGAGGGTGATCCCCAGCTGAAGCAGCAACGCCGCCAGAAAGCCCACAAAATCACACGCGGCCAGATGTTGACCAATGTGAAGGACGCGACCGTGGTCATGGTCAACCCGGAGCATTATGCCGTTGCGCTGAAATGGGATCCGGACTCCAGCAAGGCGCCCGTCTGCGTTGCCAAGGGTGTGGACCATCTCGCGGCACGCATCCGCGAAGTCGCTACAGCCAATAACGTTCCGATCTATCGAGATCCGCCGGCCGCTCGCTCAATGTACGGCCTGGTTGAGGTGGACGAGGAAATCCGCCCTGAACACTTTGCCGCTGTGGCCGCTGCGATTAATTTCGTTGAACGTGTGAAAAGGCACATGGAATAGGGGATGGCGCAAAAAGGTCCACCTCTTCAGAAGCTTGTCGCCCTCAAACGACAGCGAGCCGAGCAACACTTGCTCAGTGTACAGCAGGAGCTGACCGCGCTGAGGACAGACCTGAAGCGCCTCGAAGCGGACCTTGCCTCGTTGAATGGCGAGGCGGGCGGGATCGAGTCGCATATCCTGTCTTACGAACATGGATATGCGCAGCGCCAAACTTTTGCTATTCAGGCTTGTCACGCGAAGATCACCGAGAAGGAAACCGAATTCAGTGCTGCCCGTGAAGCCCTGAAGCGTGCCTTCGATTCCGAAGATCGCCTGAGGCGGGAGGGTGGCCGTCTTTGATCGCGATGCTTCAGGCCACGGATGCCACAATGACGGGGCTCTGATTCCATTGACAGATTACCTGGCTCTTTCGGAAAGAGAGCAGCTTTCGAAATTGGAAAATTGGTAATGGGCGGTTGCCTTCGGGGCGCCGTGGGGCAACTGACGCGATCCAGACTGAGAGAAATGTGTTGGTTCTTCGAAGCCCCTTGTGCCGTACAAGGGCGCGCTGGCACCCGGAAGGCGGTTTTGCAATTCGTGTGCGCAGATACGGTTCCAGCGCTGTTGGTTACAGGCAAGCGGATCATGTCTCGTCTCCTGTAGCGAGGTCTTCGACCCGGTTGAGGCCGTTAATGTAAAGTCCGAGCGGATTGGCACGGAGTATAGCGGCATCGCGGCGCAGCGGAGTGATGGTGGAGAAGAGACCGGCGAAGCGCTGCGCTTCCGTCAGAGCGCCGTTCTCATAAGTCTCTTCCATCCCGCGGGTCTGGAACTGTCACCCGAGACGCACATGACGCTGACGGCAATGGGCGTCACGGAGGGCTTCTGATCATGTTTTGCCTCTGCGAGTAGGACATACTTGAGGAAACGTTCTTCTGTCTTCTTAAGACTCACCGGACAATCTACTATGAGCTTCTCCGGACGTTCGGGTGTATGGTCGTTGAGAGGCATGGCCCGAATTCTTCTTGACCGGTTTGCGGGATGTTCCACGCTATGCATATCAGGCGGCACGAGCGATTGAGGTCATGCCCGCGGAGGATACTGATAACCTCAACGGAATTGGCCATTCTACACCATCGACGGAACTAATGATCAGTATTCTGAAAAAAAGCGACTCTCGTCGCTATCGAAACGACTGCGGAGAGGACGGGGTATTTCAGGTAGCTGCGAACGGGCTTGAGACTCTCCGGAAACGGGGGGCGTATTCCAGGTACCAGGCCGGGTGTGAGGGTGAGCGAGCCGATTTCATGAGCTGACCTCAGTTATGTTGCGCAGCCTGCTCATATAGGCTGAGGGGGCTACAAATTTGGTATGGATCTGAGAGAATTCTGACTGTTTTTTGTCGTCCAGCCTTGCGGCGCGCTGAATAATATGTATTCTACTTAAAAAAGAATATGAGTGATGAGGGACGGCCACTAATCATGCCACTGAAGTCTGTTCTTATTTATGACGAACTTCAGTTTGTGCGTGAAGCATTAGTTGGGAAAATTGCTGAAAGGTGGCCCGACGCTGACATCCGCAGCAGCGCGTCGTGCTGTGGTCCGTACGCTTCGGAAGATGGATTCGAACCCGACGTAGTCATCTTGGACAGGGGGGGGGATTGCCGGGACTTGCTTTCATGTTGTGTCGGTCTGTTTCAGAAGTGGGAGGATGCCAAGGTTGTCATCTTTTCTGGCAGTTTGACCGGAGACGAAGCATTGGCATTGCTGAAATGCGGCGCAGCGGCCTATGTACCGAAAACGTTCAGTATTAATGCACTTTGCCATGTTCTGGACCTTGTGATGAGTGGTGCAACCTATGCGCCAAAATCGCTTTTGAGCGGGATTGTGCCGGGTGCCGTGACTACTAAAAATTCTAAGAAGCTAAATCTCACAGACCGTGAGGAATACATGCTGGCACGTTTTGTCGAAGGTGCTTCGAACAAGGAAATTGCTCATCTTATGGGGGCGTCTGAGGCTGCTGTGAAACAAGTCGCACGGAACTTGTTCAAAAAACTCGGCGTGCGCAATCGGACGCAGGCGGCGGTCAAGGGCCTTCATGGTGATTTCGGCAATACTTTTTCCCCGAAACAGCTCTGAAGCCCCATACGAACGAAACCGCGCACTTCGTATTTATGTGCCTGCTTCGGTTTGCCTCTGAAGCCACCCAACGCGAGATATGACTGTTGTCAATTTTTAGTTGACAATCTGGGTGATTCTGAGTCGTGGCAGTTGAGTGTCTGCCTTTCTGTCTGGGCACCCTAAGGCGTCACTTTTTTGTATCTTCTTCGTGCCTGCCGGAATCCATACTACTCCATATTGGGGTGATTGGTTGCGTGGACGATTTCCCTGTCTGGAGTGGTGTTTTGGGCCTGGTTCCTCCTGATCAGGATACTTTACTTCATATCGGATACGGATGGTAACATCCCGTTAATAATTGCTTTCCGGCTTGTGGCAGACTCTTCCCGGCAAATGGAAGTTTTGTCAGCGGAACGGATCATGCGCGTGCGACGCCAACAACACCAGCATATGGATGCTTTTGGGCAGCCGGACTTTTCCGGAGCGGTGTGTACGGTCTGTATAAACTCAGCTGACAGATTTTTGAAAATCTTATTCCGGACGGGAAGTTCCGGCGTACGCGTACAACCCCTTTTCCATCCAAAGAAGTCAGGATAGAGCCCCATGAGTACATCCATTGTGATTTTCCCAAATGACCGTTCGCGCGCAAATTGGCTGATGCGGACGAGTGCGACGGCGCTTGCTGC is a window from the uncultured Hyphomonas sp. genome containing:
- a CDS encoding flagellar biosynthesis protein FlhA, yielding MDTTKLFGLSNPTALLAIGLMMVILVMILPVPAWVMDIGLTCSFAFAILIFTTSIFIEKPLDFSSFPSVLLASLILRLALNVSSTKLIIGDGHTGTDAAGGVIQGFAMFIMGGNLFVGLVVFGVLVIVNFMVITKGAGRMAEVGARFALDAMPGKQLAIDSDLAVGAISHEEAKQRRQKEQEEAAFLGSLDGASKFVKGDAIAGLLITALNLLAGIGIGLTVHHLSFSEALSNYSILTVGDGLVSQIPAVIVSVAAALLLSKGREDGAIDLALVAQLGANATALFIVAGILGVFALFPGLPFIPFMLAAIGFATAAWFIHQKHQKVEADKELALEEDVPEPIKFGDSIHSDEIHLEVAPDLVNLVLLGDNGFESRIQKIRRYIAEEYGFVLPPIRMTDNPILKKNEYRIRIQGVRIDSGFLRPGSVLALLEDDQLPHLDGEKVKEPVYKAAARWLSSGKKQELAASGIPAVEPIEVLATHMLEVIQSNFSLIFTRMVMLDTLDALTKVSDPERAAANRRFLDEYIPGKVTPELLLSVIRLLLEERVSIRNLFLIVETLAEAKQAGANIQKSVEMVRQRLAFQIVDRLQDEQGRLPLVQLSTTWEQKFAQYEITNENGNSDIALPPELFGELTNLVQTKLNEAARKGVIASVATTSRRRRFLQTVLVSKGIRNAVLAYEEINAKTKPYIIGVI
- a CDS encoding flagellar biosynthetic protein FliR, producing the protein MVIVARLSFIVFFMPGIGEQTVPLQMRVMILLALSAMFSISGFIAPPPADSFASYAGVLATEVAIGFSLGVVMRVTIWMLSIAGTVISQSIGLSQLLGIALEHEQQTMTANLLSMAGAALLLSADFHIKAIASLLRLYADVPIGALEAMNQDMLVQAFLSAFGLAIMLAWPFVAVNLLYNICLGFINKALPSLMVAFVGAPLMIGAGIILLALSIMGMLVVWEGRIPDIVVWQ
- a CDS encoding flagellar type III secretion system protein FlhB, yielding MAEQESDSGEKEFEATEQRRQQAREEGNVPHSKEANTLALIVATMVAALVLQVAIGNSVFQDFSSMLYHADAFSEDIFDSGGAETRSWLSTILIKFAPVLLILGAIVMLALIAQRSISFSAKKVQADPKKLSPVENIKKKYGAKGLLDFLKDTVKLIFAATIAIVFLVQLAQGYYASSAIQQGQFAEFTFAQVLKLIFWFLLFQFVLAAIDLPLQRRLHANQLKMTREDMKKELKQSEGDPQLKQQRRQKAHKITRGQMLTNVKDATVVMVNPEHYAVALKWDPDSSKAPVCVAKGVDHLAARIREVATANNVPIYRDPPAARSMYGLVEVDEEIRPEHFAAVAAAINFVERVKRHME
- a CDS encoding response regulator transcription factor; the encoded protein is MPLKSVLIYDELQFVREALVGKIAERWPDADIRSSASCCGPYASEDGFEPDVVILDRGGDCRDLLSCCVGLFQKWEDAKVVIFSGSLTGDEALALLKCGAAAYVPKTFSINALCHVLDLVMSGATYAPKSLLSGIVPGAVTTKNSKKLNLTDREEYMLARFVEGASNKEIAHLMGASEAAVKQVARNLFKKLGVRNRTQAAVKGLHGDFGNTFSPKQL